The genomic DNA TCACTGAAAAACAGGGCAGCCTGTTTAACCTCGCCCTGCCGACTCCGGATCGAGAAATCACCACCACGCTGCTGCGTGCCCGCGGAGTCGGATTACGGTTGCTATGCGATGTGCATGTGCACATGAACGCCTGGGCGGCGGCGTTCGATCACCCCTATTTCGCCGTGACCGATTCACAGGGGCGTTTTGAAATCGGCGGCATCCCCCCGGGATCGTACACCCTGGTCGCCTGGCATTCCGGCTATAACATTGTCAGGTTCACAGCCTCTCGTCCGGTTTATGACGAGCCCCATGTCACCCGGAAGACGGTAACGATTGCACCGCAGGGTCTGGTCGAATCCCAATTCGAATTTCCTGTCCGTCCGGTCGAAGTCGATTGGAAAATTGCCGGTGGGGAGGAACTTCCGCCTGAATAACCAACCGCTTGGCCCGACCGACGCTGGGGCCGATGGAATTTGCGACGACACAGTGTGTGATGGGAGGGAGCCGATGACGTATTCAACTATACATGTCAGGGGGGCAATCGCGGCGCTGCTCGTCTTGTTCGTGCTGGTCAGCTACGAATTGAGCGGCCTCGTACAGAAGGCCGAGGCCATTCCGGCCTTCGCGCGCAAGTATGATTTTAAGTGTAATGTCTGTCACGTGCCGGGTTTCCCGAAGCTGAACGATTTCGGCAATCTCTTCCGGGATCGCGGCTATCAACTCGGATCCGATGCGGACTCGCCGGTGTATGAAGGGATCGGCATGGGCTATTGGCCGGTGTCGCTCCGTACCACGGTCGGGTATCAGGCGGCCCAGGTGCGGACGGACGGGAGCGGCGTCACGACCGGCGGTTTCGGTTTCACCGGGCTGGACCTGTTGAGTTTCGGCACGCTGGATCGCAATCTGGCCTTCGGCGTCGTCTTCACGCCCGGACTCGGCAGCGCAGGCTTCGGGACGGGCGCGTCGGATGGCGACTTGGAAGCGGCGTTCGTCCGTCTCATGCGGCTCGAACGGTTTCTGGGCGTGAAGAGCGCGAGCGGCGATTACCTGCTGAATCTCAAGGCCGGCAAATTCGAACTCGACCTTCCGTTCAGCGAAAAACGCAGCCCGACCTTGAACACGACCTTTGCCATGTACCATTACATGCCGGGGACGCCCTACACGGCGACGATCGGCGGCACGTCCACCAGTTCCTATCTCAATCCGAATACCTTTGCCATCGGTGAGAATCAACCAGGCGCGGAATTGTCGGGCATCAAGAAGACGGCAGGGACCGACGGGTACTTTCGTTACTCCCTCTCCGCCCTGGCGACGAATAGTTTTTCGGGCCCCTTGGGCGGTTGCGCCTCCGGCACCACCTGTGGAACGGGTGGAAGGAACGTCAATTTTTACGGCCACGTCACCCAATCGTTCGGCGGGTATGGCATCGTGACCGGCCAACGAATCGGTCTCTTCGGTGCCTACGGGACGGCACCGACGCTGGTCAATCCCACCTGTCCGACTTGCCAGGCCGTGGCGGGCAGCGGGCAACCGTTCAGTCGTCTGGGGGTGGATGTCAGCCTGACGTTGAATGGGGAATGGAACCTGTTCGGTGCCTGGATGTGGGGCAACGACAGCAAGAACATGTTCGTCTCCCAAGGCATTGCCGACGCGCAAAACGCCTCATGGAACGGCGCCTTTGTCGAACTCGACTATGCGCCGGCCCTGTTGCCTTTGTTCGATATGCCGGATTGGTTTTTTGCCTATCGGTACGATCTCATTCGAAACAATCGCCAGGGCGACCCGACCTTTGCGAAGAACTATAACAACGTCGATTCCCATACGCTGTTGGTCCGCTACTTCATTCATCATTCGACTAGGACCGACCTGGCCTTGCATGCCGAGTACAATAGCTACCGCACGACCGGAGTGGGAGCCAACGGCGGCGATCTCCTCGGCCAGACGATGTTGGTCGGGTTCGATTTTGCTTACTGAACGAGCCGGCAGAGGCACACTGGTAACGGAGGAGGGGAACCTTCATGCGATGGGGTAAGGCGGGATGGCTTTGGCTGTGTTTGGTATCGGTCGGTTGCGCGGCTGCGATTCCTCAGGCCGAGCCTCCCTGCTTCTCCTGCGACGACCAGCGGTTGGTGCGAATTGTGCCGCTGGCGAAGCTTCGGTCGAACGATCAGGGGAGGCGATTTCAGCATCCGGTGACTCTGACGCAAGCAGAGTGGGAGACACTCCTACGAGGTCTGATGGTGCGCAGCGTACACAGCCCTTTGCTCGGGCCGTCGTACCAGGGCGCCACGGAACCGTTGTTTCTCGATGAAGAGGTTCGCGCTCTGGGATCCTCGCTCCGGCAGGCGTTTCAACAGGCAACGGAGCAAGAGGCGGTCGTCTTCGCGACGGCGCGGGCGACGGATGAGGGCCCGGCGCAAGTGACGTCAGGAGCCTGGTTTGCCGAGGCCGGCCGAATCCATCTACGGTTGCCCAACTGCCGAATA from Nitrospira sp. ND1 includes the following:
- a CDS encoding SHOCT domain-containing protein, with the protein product MRWGKAGWLWLCLVSVGCAAAIPQAEPPCFSCDDQRLVRIVPLAKLRSNDQGRRFQHPVTLTQAEWETLLRGLMVRSVHSPLLGPSYQGATEPLFLDEEVRALGSSLRQAFQQATEQEAVVFATARATDEGPAQVTSGAWFAEAGRIHLRLPNCRIAVTMPSIRRQIWIDPLFAQAGTFYELAPGKHQALVSKPSGGGGLFRPDPVELVIDDSGRSEAVVPAVPEGTPTVPSASSLEERLAVLKRLHDQGLITGEEYRLKKQQLLDRL